Proteins found in one Tsukamurella paurometabola DSM 20162 genomic segment:
- a CDS encoding PLP-dependent aminotransferase family protein yields MFSATGTIGAATLTRQLGAWRPDGRRPAYLALAEALRLLVLDGRVSVGTALPSERALAAHLEVSRTTVTAAYAELRDSGHLQSRQGARSVLTLPHTVPAEPADTGSEADLIRLNIAAPSAPDQIVHDGYRHALECAPPYLAGIGLYPGGIRALRESIARRYTDRGLPTAAEQVLVTSGAQHALRIVLDTLVHPGDRVLIEQPTHHGTILAIRRHNARPVAVGLHPAHGWDLDQFEAVVKQQNPRIIFSIADFHNPTGLLLDAAGRARLAEISARYRVPLVVDETMAELGLDVPAPPPLAALAPRGAQIISIGSASKTVWAGLRVGWIRTETPPDGLTSARYDMDLAGAVFEQLAAGYALDHLDDFLPARLESLRLARSVALEGVAEHLPGATVAAGVGGLCLWVTLPRPVGTATAAAAAGLGVRIAAGSAFGVDGALERNIRIPYTLPVGQLSRAIDLVGAAYRHATGGAGATPDLAGQLVV; encoded by the coding sequence ATGTTCTCGGCAACTGGCACCATCGGGGCCGCCACACTCACGCGCCAACTCGGGGCCTGGCGGCCGGACGGCCGACGTCCGGCATATCTCGCCTTGGCGGAAGCACTGCGCCTACTGGTACTCGACGGCCGCGTATCGGTGGGTACGGCCCTGCCCAGCGAACGCGCGCTGGCCGCGCATCTGGAAGTCAGCCGCACCACTGTGACCGCCGCCTACGCCGAGCTGCGCGACAGCGGACACCTGCAGTCAAGACAGGGGGCGCGCAGCGTACTCACGCTGCCCCACACCGTTCCGGCCGAACCCGCAGACACCGGCTCCGAAGCCGACCTGATCCGGCTGAACATCGCGGCACCGTCGGCCCCCGACCAGATCGTGCACGACGGGTATCGCCACGCCCTCGAATGCGCCCCGCCCTATCTCGCGGGAATCGGCCTGTACCCCGGCGGGATCCGCGCCCTCCGTGAGTCGATTGCCCGGCGGTACACCGACCGCGGGTTGCCGACCGCGGCGGAGCAGGTGCTCGTCACGTCCGGCGCCCAGCACGCCCTGCGCATCGTGCTCGACACCCTGGTGCACCCCGGCGATCGCGTGCTCATCGAACAGCCCACCCACCACGGCACGATCTTGGCGATCCGCCGGCACAACGCGCGGCCCGTCGCCGTGGGACTGCATCCCGCACACGGATGGGATCTCGATCAGTTCGAGGCGGTGGTCAAGCAGCAGAATCCGCGAATCATCTTCTCCATCGCAGACTTTCATAATCCCACTGGACTGCTGCTCGATGCAGCCGGTCGCGCCCGGCTGGCCGAGATCTCGGCGCGGTATCGAGTGCCACTCGTCGTCGACGAGACGATGGCCGAGCTGGGCCTCGACGTCCCCGCTCCCCCACCTCTCGCGGCGCTCGCCCCACGCGGCGCGCAGATCATCTCCATCGGTTCGGCCAGTAAGACGGTCTGGGCCGGCCTGCGGGTGGGCTGGATCCGCACCGAGACACCTCCCGACGGACTCACCTCCGCCCGCTACGACATGGACCTCGCAGGCGCGGTGTTCGAGCAACTCGCCGCCGGCTACGCCCTCGATCACCTCGACGACTTCCTCCCCGCTCGACTCGAATCCCTTCGCCTGGCACGGTCGGTCGCGCTCGAGGGGGTCGCCGAACACCTGCCCGGTGCAACGGTCGCCGCCGGCGTCGGCGGACTCTGCCTGTGGGTCACGTTGCCGCGGCCGGTGGGCACCGCCACGGCGGCTGCGGCGGCCGGGCTCGGGGTGCGGATCGCCGCCGGCTCGGCCTTCGGGGTCGACGGTGCGCTCGAACGCAACATCCGCATTCCGTACACCCTCCCGGTCGGCCAGCTGTCCCGAGCGATCGACCTCGTCGGCGCCGCGTACCGCCACGCCACCGGCGGCGCGGGCGCTACCCCCGACCTGGCCGGCCAGCTGGTGGTGTAG
- a CDS encoding SDR family oxidoreductase has protein sequence MRILITGASSGLGEGMARTYAERGEDVGLLARRLDRLEALKAEISAVPGSGAVEVGALDVTDFGAVPGAITEVVGRMGGLDRAIINAGIGKGAPLGTGKPHANLETIQTNLTGAVAQIEAVLEIFRAQGRGHLVLISSIAGQRGMPKAQTAYSASKAGLTAIGEGLQAEFAGSDITVTVIKPGFIETDINKGVKTSMKSSLGDGVKALVKAIDREPKEAAVPSWPWAPLGAVLRHAPDELTRRLI, from the coding sequence ATGCGCATCCTCATCACCGGAGCCAGCTCGGGGCTAGGCGAAGGCATGGCCCGCACCTACGCCGAACGCGGCGAGGACGTGGGCCTACTGGCTCGCCGACTCGACCGGCTCGAGGCCCTCAAGGCCGAGATCTCGGCGGTGCCGGGCTCCGGCGCCGTCGAGGTCGGCGCGCTCGACGTCACCGACTTCGGTGCCGTGCCCGGCGCGATCACCGAGGTGGTGGGCCGGATGGGCGGCCTCGACCGCGCCATCATCAACGCAGGCATCGGGAAGGGGGCGCCGCTCGGCACCGGCAAGCCGCACGCCAACCTGGAGACCATCCAGACGAACCTCACGGGCGCGGTGGCCCAGATCGAGGCGGTGCTGGAGATCTTCCGTGCCCAGGGACGCGGGCACCTGGTGCTGATCAGTTCCATCGCCGGGCAGCGCGGAATGCCGAAGGCGCAGACCGCCTATTCCGCGAGTAAGGCCGGACTCACCGCTATCGGTGAGGGCCTCCAGGCCGAGTTCGCGGGCAGTGACATCACAGTGACCGTCATCAAGCCGGGCTTCATCGAGACTGACATCAACAAGGGCGTGAAGACCTCGATGAAGTCCTCCCTGGGCGATGGTGTGAAGGCACTCGTCAAGGCCATCGACCGTGAGCCTAAGGAAGCCGCCGTCCCCAGCTGGCCATGGGCGCCGCTAGGCGCCGTGCTTCGGCACGCGCCCGATGAACTGACGCGCCGCCTGATCTGA
- a CDS encoding 3'(2'),5'-bisphosphate nucleotidase CysQ, with protein MTFSSRSGGGALSDIELAAEIADGAGRILQAIRHGSLLDDDILGDTGDRLAQAWIARVLRRYRPQDAVLSEEAPDSTERLRADRVWVIDPLDGTRDYSAHRPDYAVHVALTQNGQPVHSAVSLPAMDAVFRSDTVTAPTGALTGNLALSRSRATPGMFRVADQLGLQPVSLGSAGVKTMAVVTGQVDVYLHAGGQYEWDSCAPVGVARAAGLHCSRLDGSELTYNNPDPYLPDLVVCRPELADRVLSALN; from the coding sequence ATGACCTTTTCGAGCCGTTCCGGCGGCGGCGCACTGTCCGACATCGAGCTCGCGGCGGAGATCGCCGACGGTGCCGGGCGCATCCTGCAGGCCATCCGCCACGGATCACTGCTCGACGACGACATCCTCGGTGACACCGGAGACCGGCTCGCGCAGGCCTGGATCGCCCGGGTCCTGCGCCGCTACCGGCCGCAGGATGCGGTGCTCTCGGAGGAGGCCCCGGATTCCACCGAGCGCCTGCGCGCCGACCGGGTGTGGGTGATCGATCCACTGGACGGCACCCGTGATTACTCGGCGCACCGGCCGGACTACGCGGTGCACGTCGCGCTCACCCAGAACGGGCAACCCGTGCACAGCGCGGTCTCGCTGCCCGCCATGGACGCCGTGTTCCGTTCCGACACGGTGACAGCGCCGACCGGTGCGCTCACCGGCAATCTGGCCCTGAGCCGCAGTCGTGCCACCCCCGGGATGTTCCGGGTGGCCGATCAGTTGGGACTGCAGCCCGTCTCGCTCGGTTCGGCCGGGGTGAAGACGATGGCAGTGGTCACCGGGCAGGTGGATGTGTACCTGCACGCGGGCGGCCAGTACGAGTGGGACTCCTGCGCTCCCGTCGGCGTGGCGCGGGCGGCGGGCCTGCACTGCAGTCGCCTCGATGGCAGCGAGCTCACCTATAACAATCCCGACCCGTACCTGCCGGATCTCGTGGTGTGCCGCCCCGAGCTGGCCGACCGGGTCCTGTCCGCGCTCAATTGA
- a CDS encoding HNH endonuclease: MEHGWGVRIRFSCNRSGDAIAGLGALERARARVVFDQYRLIAELLRVRVCERIAAGVAQDRWEAGVAAEVALALRVSPHRAAGMLSRARTLVKDLPATFGRLRDGDVSPEAVEVILAGLSHLEPRLKSKADAELCGESFAAAGLGVKRLQDQVKQVAYRLDAQATVDRAALAAKDRRVTIRPAPDCMARVSILLPVAQAVGVYAAVKAAADAAVGTPGEPRSRAQIMADTAFARITGREAAEGQPVTVHLTVPASVLLGDQPGTAHLSGGGTLPAEIARHLVGRASEHAVAWVKRLYVQPESGAVVGLDSRSRLFPSGLAELIAARDRYCRTPYCDAPIAHTDHVTAHAHGGATSLDNGQGLCAACNYAKEATGWTSRTVHDDSGRHTVETRTPTGHLHRSTAPPQAA; encoded by the coding sequence TTGGAGCATGGATGGGGAGTACGAATCAGGTTCAGCTGCAACAGGAGCGGCGATGCCATTGCCGGTTTGGGTGCGTTGGAGCGGGCTCGTGCGCGGGTGGTGTTCGATCAGTATCGGTTGATCGCCGAGTTGTTGCGAGTGCGGGTGTGTGAGCGGATCGCGGCCGGGGTGGCGCAGGACCGGTGGGAGGCGGGGGTGGCGGCGGAGGTCGCGTTGGCGTTGCGGGTGTCGCCGCATCGGGCTGCGGGGATGCTGTCGCGGGCTCGGACGCTCGTGAAGGATCTGCCGGCGACGTTCGGGCGGCTGCGCGACGGTGATGTTTCGCCGGAGGCGGTGGAGGTGATCCTCGCTGGCCTCTCCCATCTGGAGCCACGGCTGAAGTCCAAGGCCGATGCGGAGTTGTGCGGCGAATCTTTCGCCGCCGCCGGTTTGGGCGTGAAGCGGTTGCAGGATCAGGTCAAGCAGGTCGCGTACCGGCTCGACGCCCAGGCCACCGTGGATCGTGCGGCGCTGGCAGCGAAGGATCGTCGGGTGACGATCCGGCCGGCGCCGGATTGCATGGCGCGGGTATCGATCCTGCTGCCGGTCGCCCAAGCGGTCGGTGTGTACGCCGCCGTGAAGGCCGCCGCCGATGCTGCGGTCGGCACTCCCGGCGAACCACGCAGCCGAGCCCAGATCATGGCCGATACCGCCTTCGCGCGGATCACCGGCCGCGAGGCGGCAGAAGGGCAACCGGTGACGGTGCACCTGACCGTCCCTGCCTCTGTTCTGCTGGGCGATCAGCCTGGCACCGCGCACCTCTCCGGCGGCGGCACGCTGCCCGCGGAGATCGCGCGGCATCTGGTCGGGCGGGCGTCGGAGCACGCGGTCGCGTGGGTCAAACGGCTGTATGTGCAACCGGAGTCGGGTGCCGTCGTCGGGCTGGATTCCCGGTCACGACTGTTCCCTTCCGGACTCGCCGAGTTGATCGCGGCGCGGGATCGGTACTGCCGGACCCCGTACTGCGATGCACCGATCGCGCACACCGACCACGTCACCGCGCACGCCCACGGCGGCGCAACCAGCCTGGACAACGGGCAAGGATTGTGCGCGGCCTGCAACTACGCCAAAGAAGCAACAGGGTGGACCAGCCGCACCGTCCACGACGACAGCGGACGGCACACCGTCGAAACCCGCACCCCGACAGGACATCTCCACCGATCCACCGCACCACCGCAGGCGGCGTGA
- the efeU gene encoding iron uptake transporter permease EfeU, translating into MNWGDAVPNFLIGLREGLEAGLIVSILLAAVKKSGGSRVPVWLGALGAASLSVSFGAVLTFTTSEMSATAREVVAGTLSVVAVILVTIMIFWMRRTAATLSKGLRGDVEAAMALGAGALVLTAFFAVAREGLETTLFLWTAARASGDAVGPAVGATLGLLVAFGLCVLLYRQAVRLDLGKFFGYTAVLLIVVAAGVLSYGLGDLQNAGVLPGRTWIAFDLTGTVNPDAWWVALLSGITNLAPKMTVLQVFAWLAYLVVVLWAFLRTTPAPPDAHRKSRFETWAESLAGRQVWPVAAVIVVVPLLVAGLIIAVLPSKPAVAESVTVTAEDCAREFSGAGPGLQRISVTNKSGKSGEINLVDGGGAVVGEIETIGPATTADLSATLGNGTYQFVCYLAGQQPTRSAQFTVTGGTGEAPRAVDRVTKADLEGVNAKYQDYVLEVLPAVEAALGRVRSALAAGDVDGAKRAWLDTMTAWERVGASYNSFGAAGTAVAGLPDGFAGGVRDPEFSGIRRIEYGLYRGETPAGVIAQVDKTSEGLQKIRADLRTDDIAGDPVTLTKRAQEILEDALRDHLTGVSDQGAHAGYAATAANVDATRAVLRIVEPLLVTRAPDLVPTARRELDEVTRALDAVKRPDGTYPPIDAPPLALRQKINGTVGQALETLSAVPNLLEMPKHER; encoded by the coding sequence ATGAACTGGGGTGATGCCGTCCCGAACTTCCTGATCGGCCTGCGAGAGGGTCTGGAAGCGGGACTGATCGTGAGCATCCTGCTGGCCGCCGTGAAGAAGTCGGGTGGTTCGCGGGTGCCGGTGTGGTTGGGTGCGCTGGGCGCGGCCTCGTTGTCGGTGAGTTTCGGCGCGGTGCTGACCTTCACCACGTCCGAGATGTCCGCGACCGCGCGCGAGGTCGTCGCAGGCACACTCAGCGTGGTCGCGGTGATCCTGGTGACGATCATGATCTTCTGGATGCGGCGCACTGCGGCCACCCTGTCGAAGGGGTTGCGTGGCGATGTCGAGGCCGCGATGGCGCTCGGCGCGGGCGCCCTGGTGCTCACCGCGTTCTTCGCCGTGGCCCGCGAGGGCCTGGAGACCACGCTGTTCCTGTGGACCGCGGCCCGTGCCTCGGGCGACGCCGTGGGCCCGGCCGTCGGCGCCACGCTCGGCCTGCTCGTCGCCTTCGGGCTGTGCGTTCTGCTCTACCGGCAGGCGGTCCGTCTCGACCTGGGGAAGTTCTTCGGGTACACCGCGGTCCTGCTCATCGTGGTGGCCGCGGGTGTGCTCTCCTACGGCCTGGGCGACCTGCAGAACGCGGGGGTACTGCCGGGACGCACCTGGATCGCCTTCGATCTGACGGGCACCGTCAACCCCGACGCCTGGTGGGTGGCGTTGCTGTCCGGGATCACCAATCTCGCGCCGAAGATGACGGTGCTCCAGGTGTTCGCCTGGCTCGCCTACCTGGTGGTCGTGCTGTGGGCCTTCCTGCGGACCACACCCGCGCCGCCCGACGCGCATCGCAAGAGTCGGTTCGAGACCTGGGCCGAGAGCCTCGCGGGCCGGCAGGTGTGGCCGGTGGCCGCGGTCATCGTGGTGGTGCCGCTCCTGGTGGCCGGTCTGATCATCGCCGTCCTGCCGTCGAAACCGGCCGTCGCCGAGTCGGTGACGGTGACCGCCGAGGACTGCGCCCGCGAGTTCAGCGGCGCGGGCCCGGGTCTGCAGCGGATCTCGGTGACCAATAAGTCGGGGAAGTCGGGCGAGATCAACCTCGTCGACGGCGGGGGAGCCGTGGTCGGCGAGATCGAGACCATCGGCCCGGCTACCACCGCCGACCTGTCCGCGACATTGGGCAACGGCACGTACCAGTTCGTCTGCTACCTCGCGGGCCAGCAACCCACCCGGTCGGCCCAATTCACCGTGACCGGCGGCACGGGCGAGGCGCCCCGGGCCGTCGACCGGGTGACCAAGGCTGATCTGGAGGGAGTGAACGCGAAGTACCAGGACTATGTGCTCGAGGTCCTCCCCGCGGTCGAGGCGGCGCTCGGCCGCGTCCGGTCCGCGTTGGCCGCCGGCGATGTCGACGGTGCGAAACGGGCCTGGCTCGACACCATGACCGCATGGGAGCGGGTCGGCGCCTCGTACAACAGCTTCGGTGCTGCCGGGACCGCTGTCGCGGGTCTGCCCGACGGGTTCGCCGGCGGGGTTCGCGATCCGGAGTTCTCCGGTATCCGGCGCATCGAGTACGGGCTCTACCGCGGTGAGACCCCCGCGGGCGTGATCGCACAGGTCGACAAGACCTCGGAGGGGCTGCAGAAGATCCGTGCCGATCTGCGCACCGACGACATCGCGGGCGATCCGGTGACGCTCACCAAGCGTGCACAGGAGATCCTGGAGGACGCGTTGCGCGACCACCTCACCGGAGTGAGCGATCAGGGTGCGCACGCGGGCTACGCTGCCACCGCCGCGAACGTCGACGCCACCCGTGCAGTGCTGCGGATCGTCGAGCCGCTGCTGGTGACGCGCGCCCCCGACCTGGTGCCCACCGCACGCCGTGAGCTCGACGAGGTGACCCGGGCCCTGGACGCGGTGAAGCGCCCGGACGGGACCTACCCGCCCATCGACGCCCCGCCGCTCGCCCTGCGACAGAAGATCAACGGCACCGTCGGCCAGGCGTTGGAGACGCTCTCGGCCGTGCCCAACCTCCTGGAGATGCCCAAGCATGAGCGATGA
- a CDS encoding YczE/YyaS/YitT family protein: MVMLSVMMVRLIKLFVGLWLYGTAMAAILRAGLGNMPWDVLHQGIADRVGISVGAVIVVVGAVVLLAWIPLRERPGFGTVANVFVIGIAFDVMSPLFPYRPALVIAVPLMLLGIVGNAFATVLYIGAEMGPGPRDGLMTGLVRKTGWSVRVVRTSMEVTVVAIGFLLGGTLGVGTVLYAVGVGPLIQVFARTGLGGPQLARPADKVEQCASSSPEPARG, encoded by the coding sequence ATGGTCATGCTGAGTGTCATGATGGTGCGACTGATCAAGCTGTTCGTCGGTTTGTGGCTCTACGGGACCGCGATGGCCGCGATCCTGCGTGCGGGCCTGGGCAACATGCCGTGGGATGTTCTCCATCAGGGGATCGCCGACAGAGTCGGCATCTCTGTGGGCGCCGTGATCGTGGTGGTGGGCGCAGTGGTGCTGTTGGCATGGATCCCGTTGCGCGAGCGGCCGGGCTTCGGCACCGTCGCGAATGTCTTCGTGATCGGTATCGCGTTCGACGTGATGTCACCGTTGTTCCCGTACCGCCCGGCATTGGTGATCGCCGTTCCCCTGATGCTGCTCGGCATCGTCGGCAACGCTTTCGCGACGGTCCTCTACATCGGTGCCGAAATGGGCCCCGGCCCCCGCGACGGCCTGATGACCGGCCTGGTCCGCAAGACCGGATGGTCGGTACGGGTGGTGCGCACGTCGATGGAGGTCACGGTGGTGGCCATCGGATTCCTGCTCGGCGGAACGCTGGGCGTGGGCACCGTTCTGTACGCGGTCGGAGTGGGGCCGCTGATCCAGGTGTTCGCTCGCACCGGACTCGGTGGCCCACAGCTCGCGCGCCCCGCCGATAAGGTGGAGCAATGCGCATCCTCATCACCGGAGCCAGCTCGGGGCTAG
- the efeB gene encoding iron uptake transporter deferrochelatase/peroxidase subunit, with protein sequence MSDDNNDGGSSSVGRRRFLQGTAAGAAGVAAVGAVLAGGARSDARGTGPVVSDAYPFEGAHQSGVLTPDPANKQASLMIAAFDVIAPDRAGLESLLRTVTERARFLTRGGTPADLGVGKPPADSAVLGPVVPADGLTVTLGVGDSLFDGRFGLAGVKPKRLTPMTTFPNDQPDPAQCHGDLVIALCANNPDTVHHALRDIAKHTRGAMQLRWKMQGYGAPPRPGGSPRNLLGFKDGTANPTGGQAESLIWVEGGGDEPAWTEGGTYLVVRLIRMLVEFWDRVSIAEQEGMFGRRRDSGAPLDGAEEFDEPDYSKDPEGDVIPVDSHIRLANPREGEKTEKQRLVRRSYNYDLGLDVNGNMACGHVFICFQRDIQAQFEEVQKRLIDEPLTDYVTPFGGGYFFAVPGVKDSSDFLGSGLFR encoded by the coding sequence ATGAGCGATGACAACAACGACGGCGGTAGCAGCTCGGTCGGCCGCCGGAGGTTTCTGCAGGGCACTGCGGCCGGTGCGGCCGGTGTCGCCGCTGTCGGTGCGGTGCTGGCCGGTGGCGCGCGCAGCGACGCCCGTGGCACGGGCCCCGTGGTCAGCGATGCGTACCCCTTCGAAGGGGCACATCAATCAGGTGTACTGACGCCCGACCCGGCGAACAAGCAAGCGTCTCTCATGATCGCGGCGTTCGACGTCATCGCCCCCGATCGCGCAGGCCTGGAGTCCTTGCTCCGCACCGTGACCGAACGGGCGCGGTTCCTCACGCGGGGCGGTACTCCCGCCGACCTCGGAGTCGGAAAACCGCCGGCGGACAGCGCGGTGCTCGGCCCGGTGGTCCCGGCGGACGGGCTGACGGTGACCCTCGGCGTGGGCGACAGCCTGTTCGATGGCCGGTTCGGACTGGCCGGGGTGAAGCCGAAGCGGCTCACTCCGATGACGACCTTCCCGAACGACCAGCCCGATCCCGCGCAGTGCCACGGCGATCTGGTGATCGCGCTGTGCGCCAACAATCCCGATACCGTGCACCACGCGTTGCGTGACATCGCGAAGCACACTCGTGGCGCGATGCAGCTGCGATGGAAGATGCAGGGCTACGGCGCGCCGCCGCGACCGGGCGGGTCCCCGCGAAATCTGCTGGGTTTCAAAGACGGCACGGCGAATCCGACCGGTGGGCAGGCCGAGTCGTTGATCTGGGTCGAAGGTGGTGGCGATGAACCGGCCTGGACCGAGGGTGGTACGTACCTGGTGGTGCGGCTGATCCGCATGCTCGTGGAGTTCTGGGACCGCGTCTCGATCGCGGAGCAGGAGGGCATGTTCGGCCGGCGCCGCGACAGCGGCGCCCCGCTCGACGGTGCCGAGGAGTTCGATGAGCCCGACTACTCGAAGGATCCCGAAGGCGATGTGATCCCGGTGGATTCGCACATCCGCCTGGCGAATCCACGTGAGGGTGAGAAGACCGAGAAGCAGCGTTTGGTGCGCCGGTCGTACAACTACGACCTGGGTCTGGATGTGAACGGCAACATGGCCTGCGGACACGTCTTCATCTGCTTCCAACGCGATATCCAGGCGCAGTTCGAGGAGGTGCAGAAGCGGCTGATCGACGAGCCGCTCACCGACTACGTGACCCCCTTCGGCGGTGGATACTTCTTCGCGGTGCCGGGAGTGAAGGACTCGTCGGACTTCTTGGGCAGCGGGCTGTTCCGCTGA
- a CDS encoding DNA-formamidopyrimidine glycosylase family protein, translating to MPELPEITAIAQYVAEKAVGTTVRRVDVAALSVLKTFSPGPHELVGATVTGTDRIGKYFVLWTEKEGARVALVVHLSRAGWLRWSEKLAPTPLKPGGKSPIALRVHVGPEGEGFDLTEAGTQKRLAVWIVHDPSEIEMVATLGPDALTVSRAEFGAILAGSRAQLKNLLRDQRTIAGIGNAYSDEILHTAKLSPFAGAKSLDEAQTDALYAAMHTELDDAVARSVGQHVATLKAEKRSGMKVHGRTGSPCPVCGDTVREVSFADRSFQYCPTCQTGGKILADRRLSKLLK from the coding sequence ATGCCGGAGCTTCCCGAGATCACCGCCATCGCGCAGTACGTGGCCGAGAAGGCAGTGGGAACCACCGTCCGCCGCGTCGATGTGGCGGCCCTGTCCGTGCTCAAGACGTTCTCGCCCGGTCCGCACGAGCTGGTGGGAGCCACCGTGACCGGCACCGATCGGATCGGCAAGTACTTCGTGCTGTGGACCGAGAAGGAGGGCGCCAGAGTCGCACTCGTGGTGCATCTCTCACGCGCCGGGTGGTTGCGCTGGTCCGAGAAGCTCGCGCCCACCCCGCTGAAACCGGGTGGAAAGTCGCCGATCGCGCTGCGGGTGCACGTCGGGCCGGAGGGCGAGGGCTTCGATCTCACCGAGGCCGGCACGCAGAAGCGGCTCGCGGTGTGGATAGTCCACGATCCCAGCGAGATCGAGATGGTGGCCACCTTGGGGCCGGATGCACTCACGGTGAGCCGAGCGGAGTTCGGAGCGATTCTCGCCGGGTCCCGGGCGCAGCTGAAGAACCTGCTCCGCGATCAGCGCACGATCGCAGGCATCGGTAACGCCTACTCGGACGAGATACTGCACACCGCCAAGCTCTCGCCCTTCGCCGGCGCGAAATCGCTCGATGAGGCACAGACCGATGCGTTGTACGCCGCGATGCATACCGAACTCGACGATGCGGTGGCGCGCTCCGTGGGCCAGCACGTCGCCACCCTGAAAGCGGAGAAGCGGTCGGGGATGAAGGTGCACGGCCGCACCGGCAGCCCCTGCCCGGTGTGCGGAGACACCGTGCGGGAGGTGTCCTTCGCCGACCGCTCGTTCCAGTACTGCCCCACCTGTCAGACCGGCGGCAAGATCCTCGCCGACAGAAGGTTATCGAAGCTACTGAAATAG
- a CDS encoding helix-turn-helix transcriptional regulator: MRNRAGSGWTGSVHLGVGALAYDGAVGSTGRHRHAAWQLLALRTGTVTVTVWPSDGPPIVRDGLTAFVIPAGTEHAIGPVAPDAAGFTVYLDPDAVPVTLPEEPTAAELHALATAHDGLRPVHPYVRSALDAVARRRSEALSLTEVAAEIGVSPSHLSRLWRRDLGLAFPAWVRWSRLRDMADRVQGGASITDAAHAAGFADGAHASRVCREMFGLSPQQLLAALG, translated from the coding sequence ATGCGGAACCGGGCCGGGAGCGGCTGGACCGGCTCGGTGCACCTCGGCGTGGGCGCCCTCGCCTACGACGGAGCCGTGGGCTCCACCGGCCGGCACCGGCATGCGGCGTGGCAGTTGCTGGCCCTGCGGACCGGTACCGTGACCGTCACCGTCTGGCCGTCCGACGGTCCGCCGATCGTCCGGGATGGCCTGACCGCCTTCGTGATTCCGGCCGGTACGGAGCACGCGATCGGACCGGTCGCACCGGACGCCGCCGGATTCACCGTGTATCTCGATCCCGATGCCGTTCCGGTCACCCTGCCGGAGGAGCCCACCGCAGCGGAGCTGCACGCGCTCGCGACCGCGCACGACGGCCTGCGGCCCGTCCATCCGTACGTGCGATCGGCGCTGGACGCGGTGGCGCGGCGCCGATCCGAGGCGCTGTCGTTGACCGAGGTCGCCGCTGAGATCGGCGTATCGCCCTCGCATCTGAGCCGGCTGTGGCGGCGCGATCTGGGCCTCGCCTTCCCGGCGTGGGTGCGATGGTCGCGGCTGCGCGATATGGCCGACCGGGTGCAGGGCGGGGCGTCGATCACCGATGCCGCCCATGCGGCGGGCTTCGCCGACGGTGCGCACGCGAGCCGGGTATGCCGAGAGATGTTCGGGCTCTCACCACAGCAGTTACTCGCCGCACTCGGCTGA
- a CDS encoding DoxX family protein — MGQKNTARDLGLLALRTAVGGALAYHGAQKLFGAFGGHGLDATAQGFESMGFAPGKPNAALAGAGELAGAALALGAATPLAAAGGVGAMLVASEVHRPNGFNAQAGGNEYPVTLGVAAAALALTGPGRFSVDHLLGDRVNRPWLAALALGGAVAGGAVTIARRNAALAQAEAVSEEIESEAAEGDFLLGDYDPETGSNDGADKLIK, encoded by the coding sequence ATGGGACAGAAGAACACCGCACGCGATCTCGGCCTCCTGGCATTGCGTACCGCGGTCGGAGGCGCCCTCGCTTACCACGGCGCGCAGAAACTGTTCGGCGCGTTCGGCGGACACGGCCTCGACGCCACCGCACAGGGCTTCGAGTCGATGGGCTTCGCCCCCGGCAAGCCGAATGCCGCGCTCGCCGGCGCGGGCGAGTTGGCCGGTGCCGCCCTGGCCCTCGGCGCGGCGACTCCACTGGCAGCCGCAGGCGGCGTCGGTGCCATGCTGGTCGCCTCCGAGGTGCACCGTCCGAACGGCTTCAACGCGCAGGCCGGCGGCAACGAGTACCCCGTCACGCTGGGCGTCGCCGCCGCCGCGCTCGCCCTCACCGGCCCCGGACGGTTCTCCGTGGACCACCTGCTTGGCGACCGCGTGAACCGTCCGTGGCTCGCCGCGCTCGCGCTCGGTGGTGCCGTCGCCGGCGGCGCGGTCACCATCGCCCGACGCAACGCCGCTCTCGCACAGGCCGAGGCCGTCTCCGAGGAGATCGAGTCCGAGGCCGCCGAAGGCGACTTCCTGCTCGGCGATTACGACCCCGAGACGGGCTCGAACGACGGCGCCGACAAGCTGATCAAGTAG